The following are encoded together in the Poseidonibacter lekithochrous genome:
- a CDS encoding biopolymer transporter ExbD has protein sequence MYDFNQKPDLNITPLVDIMLVLLAILMVTAPVIEFEEPINLPKGSKSQQVQSFKKIDILITKNRIVSLNKKKIEINNFPDSFLLFVNGKDKNTPVHIRADKSLKYDDIIYVLKSVKEAGFYKVALVTDG, from the coding sequence TTGTACGATTTCAATCAAAAACCTGATTTAAATATTACTCCACTAGTTGATATTATGCTAGTACTTTTAGCAATTTTAATGGTTACTGCACCAGTTATTGAATTTGAAGAACCAATAAATCTACCAAAAGGTAGTAAGTCTCAACAAGTTCAGAGTTTCAAAAAAATTGATATACTTATAACAAAAAATAGAATTGTTAGTTTAAACAAGAAAAAAATTGAAATAAACAATTTTCCTGACAGCTTTTTATTATTTGTAAATGGTAAAGATAAAAATACTCCTGTACATATTAGAGCTGATAAATCATTAAAGTATGATGATATTATTTATGTTTTAAAGTCTGTAAAAGAAGCTGGATTTTACAAAGTAGCATTAGTTACTGATGGATAA
- a CDS encoding tetratricopeptide repeat protein — translation MNKYLLSFFIASTITYAQEVSVFGAGDLNSKNPYGLNTSEKHILKNQKKLSTLSSNVSDVKLLIESVKKRLEGLESIYEGDSAKLNSTVLRMNEVIKQVDLSSEMANKNSTDTAEIKSVSEQLLNMKEETDKEVKASLNQLKKAVSKISKLVNKINSRYVSSSELRTNMDQFVTRAEFENLKKALGVKSSSNIVTEKVKSNNVSKKLTSADKKKMLREAKSQFEKQYFKYAIPKFEKLAALNYKPAESNYYLGEMWYVRKKFDLAISHFKKSAILNDKAAYMPTLLLHSAISFEKTNDKENASSFYSTLIDLYPDSKESKIANKNLSKL, via the coding sequence ATGAATAAATATCTTTTATCTTTTTTTATTGCTAGTACTATAACTTATGCCCAAGAGGTATCGGTATTTGGTGCTGGTGATTTAAATTCAAAAAATCCTTATGGATTAAATACTTCTGAAAAACATATACTTAAAAATCAAAAGAAATTAAGTACTTTATCTTCAAATGTTAGTGATGTAAAATTACTAATTGAGTCTGTAAAAAAAAGGCTAGAAGGTTTAGAATCTATTTATGAAGGTGACTCTGCAAAATTAAATTCAACAGTTCTTAGAATGAATGAAGTTATAAAGCAAGTTGATTTATCTTCAGAAATGGCTAATAAAAATAGTACTGACACTGCTGAAATAAAAAGTGTATCAGAACAACTTCTTAATATGAAAGAAGAAACTGATAAAGAAGTTAAAGCTAGTTTAAATCAATTAAAAAAAGCTGTATCAAAAATCTCAAAACTTGTTAACAAAATAAATTCTAGATATGTGTCTTCTTCTGAGTTAAGAACTAACATGGATCAATTTGTTACAAGAGCAGAATTTGAAAATCTAAAAAAAGCTCTAGGTGTAAAATCTAGTTCTAATATAGTTACAGAAAAAGTTAAAAGTAACAATGTTTCTAAGAAACTTACTTCTGCTGATAAAAAGAAGATGTTACGTGAAGCTAAAAGCCAATTTGAAAAACAATATTTCAAATACGCTATACCTAAGTTTGAAAAACTTGCAGCACTTAATTATAAGCCTGCTGAAAGTAATTATTACCTAGGTGAAATGTGGTATGTAAGAAAGAAATTTGATCTTGCAATAAGTCATTTTAAAAAATCTGCAATTCTTAATGATAAAGCAGCTTATATGCCTACATTATTATTGCACAGCGCTATTTCATTTGAAAAAACTAATGATAAAGAAAATGCAAGCAGTTTTTACAGCACATTAATAGATCTTTATCCTGATTCAAAAGAATCAAAAATAGCAAATAAGAATTTATCAAAATTATAA
- the atpA gene encoding F0F1 ATP synthase subunit alpha, which translates to MGAKIQADEISSIIKERIDNFELNVDVNETGKIISYADGVAQVYGLKNVMAGEIVEFENGEKGLALNLEESSVGVVVLGKGEGLREGTSCKRLGKLLETPVGQNMTGRVVNALGEPIDGKGAIEAAENRLVEEKAPGIMARKSVHEPLQTGIKAIDALVPIGRGQRELIIGDRQTGKTTVAIDTILNQKGENVQCIYVAIGQKASTIASVVRTLEEAGAMEYTTIVNAGAADSAALQFLAPYTGVTIGEFFRDNGQHALIVYDDLTKHAVAYREMSLLLRRPPGREAFPGDVFYLHSRLLERAAKMSDEKGAGSMTALPIIETQAGDVAAYIPTNVISITDGQIFLETNLFNSGIRPAINVGLSVSRVGGAAQIKATKQVAGTLKLSLAQYRELEAFAQFASDLDEATRRELELGQRMVEVLKQGVNAPLVIEKQIVILYAGTKGYLNDVAVNDVVKFEAELHSFFEQKYTNILDAIKSKQKIDDETEAELKAALEEFKTVFSAN; encoded by the coding sequence ATGGGTGCAAAAATTCAAGCTGATGAAATCAGTTCTATTATTAAAGAAAGAATTGATAACTTTGAATTAAATGTAGATGTAAATGAAACTGGTAAAATCATCTCTTACGCAGATGGTGTTGCTCAAGTTTACGGTCTAAAAAATGTTATGGCTGGAGAGATTGTTGAGTTTGAAAATGGCGAAAAAGGTCTTGCTTTAAACTTAGAAGAATCTTCTGTGGGTGTTGTTGTACTTGGAAAAGGTGAAGGTTTAAGAGAAGGAACTTCTTGTAAGAGACTTGGAAAACTTTTAGAAACTCCAGTAGGTCAAAATATGACTGGAAGAGTTGTTAATGCTCTTGGAGAACCAATCGACGGTAAAGGTGCTATTGAAGCAGCTGAGAATAGATTAGTTGAAGAAAAAGCTCCTGGAATCATGGCTAGAAAATCTGTACATGAACCATTACAAACTGGTATTAAAGCAATTGATGCACTTGTTCCAATCGGAAGAGGTCAAAGAGAGCTTATTATTGGTGATAGACAAACTGGTAAAACAACTGTTGCTATTGATACTATTCTTAACCAAAAAGGTGAGAATGTACAATGTATTTATGTTGCTATTGGTCAAAAAGCCTCAACTATTGCTTCTGTAGTAAGAACATTAGAAGAAGCTGGAGCAATGGAATATACTACTATTGTTAATGCTGGTGCTGCAGATTCTGCTGCATTACAATTCTTAGCTCCATATACTGGTGTTACTATTGGTGAATTCTTCAGAGATAACGGTCAACATGCCTTAATCGTATATGATGATTTAACTAAACACGCAGTTGCATATAGAGAAATGTCTCTATTATTAAGAAGACCTCCGGGTAGAGAGGCATTCCCTGGGGATGTATTCTATCTTCACTCAAGATTACTTGAGAGAGCTGCTAAAATGTCTGATGAAAAGGGTGCTGGTTCTATGACTGCATTACCAATTATTGAGACTCAAGCTGGGGATGTTGCTGCATATATTCCAACAAACGTTATTTCTATTACAGATGGTCAAATCTTCTTAGAAACTAACTTATTCAACTCAGGTATTAGACCAGCGATTAACGTAGGTTTATCTGTATCAAGAGTTGGTGGTGCTGCACAAATTAAAGCTACTAAGCAAGTTGCTGGTACTTTAAAATTATCACTTGCACAATATAGAGAATTAGAAGCGTTTGCTCAATTCGCATCAGACTTAGATGAAGCTACAAGAAGAGAACTTGAACTTGGTCAAAGAATGGTAGAAGTATTAAAACAAGGTGTTAATGCTCCATTAGTAATTGAAAAACAAATTGTTATTCTTTATGCTGGTACAAAAGGTTATTTAAATGATGTTGCTGTAAACGATGTTGTTAAATTTGAAGCTGAATTACATTCATTCTTCGAACAAAAGTATACTAACATCTTAGATGCAATTAAATCTAAACAAAAAATCGATGATGAAACTGAAGCTGAATTAAAAGCTGCTTTAGAAGAGTTTAAAACAGTATTTAGTGCAAACTAA
- the atpG gene encoding ATP synthase F1 subunit gamma: MANLKEIKLQIGSVKNTQKTTKAMKLVSSAKLTRTRQLSDQAKSYANKINDVLSDIAARVSKVQDEGNIGRAFVSNDKPKTVDIVFVTADKGLCGGFNMATIKTVGKIKAEHEEKGATVRLRAAGRKGVDYFNFQGIELDQAVNDLSSAPEYDRAADFIKSVVEDFQNGVTDKVIIVYNGFLNMLTQEIRVRELLPISLDAVESKDSESMLDIEPDDDEEVLNELTGKYIDFNMYYGLIDSLAAEHSARMQAMEAATKNAKEKVDSLTVEYNKARQAAITTELIEIISGVESLK; the protein is encoded by the coding sequence ATGGCTAACTTAAAAGAAATTAAATTACAAATTGGTAGTGTAAAAAATACTCAGAAAACAACAAAAGCTATGAAGCTTGTATCTTCTGCGAAACTTACTAGAACTAGACAACTGTCTGATCAAGCTAAAAGTTACGCAAATAAGATAAACGATGTTCTTTCTGATATTGCTGCTAGAGTTAGCAAAGTTCAAGACGAAGGAAATATTGGTAGAGCATTTGTTTCAAATGATAAACCAAAAACAGTAGATATTGTTTTTGTAACTGCTGACAAAGGACTTTGCGGTGGTTTTAATATGGCAACAATTAAAACTGTTGGTAAAATTAAAGCTGAGCATGAAGAAAAAGGTGCAACAGTTAGATTAAGAGCTGCTGGAAGAAAAGGTGTTGATTACTTTAACTTCCAAGGTATTGAATTAGACCAAGCAGTAAATGATCTTTCTTCTGCGCCTGAGTACGACAGAGCGGCTGATTTTATTAAGAGTGTTGTTGAAGATTTCCAAAATGGTGTAACTGATAAAGTTATCATTGTTTATAATGGATTCTTAAACATGCTTACTCAAGAAATTAGAGTTAGAGAATTGTTACCAATTAGCTTAGATGCTGTTGAATCTAAAGATTCAGAATCTATGTTAGATATTGAACCAGATGATGATGAAGAAGTGTTAAATGAATTAACAGGTAAATATATTGATTTCAATATGTATTACGGTTTAATTGATTCTTTAGCTGCTGAACATTCTGCAAGAATGCAAGCAATGGAAGCCGCTACTAAGAATGCAAAAGAAAAAGTTGATTCTTTAACTGTAGAATATAATAAAGCTAGACAAGCTGCAATTACAACAGAACTGATAGAAATTATCAGTGGTGTTGAATCGTTAAAATAA
- a CDS encoding OmpA family protein, translated as MKKISIYSFLIASVLFTGCSEKNVDMNVNNGADKSSESALNTIPDTQIEEVMDGSFSMVSKENNGVYYMINGKKVLVENIYFGFDKYNLTADMKEKAMNNASKLSALNSSSIVKVSGNTDEWGTDEYNYALGLKRAKSVKDVLVNNGVTANVSLISYGESKPVCSEKNKNCWEMNRRVEHTLAK; from the coding sequence ATGAAAAAAATTAGCATTTACTCTTTCTTAATTGCTTCTGTTTTATTTACAGGTTGTAGTGAAAAAAATGTAGATATGAACGTAAACAACGGAGCAGATAAGTCTTCTGAGTCAGCGTTAAATACAATTCCTGATACTCAAATTGAAGAAGTAATGGATGGTAGTTTCTCTATGGTAAGCAAAGAGAATAATGGTGTTTATTATATGATCAATGGTAAAAAAGTATTAGTTGAAAACATTTACTTTGGATTTGATAAATATAATTTAACTGCTGATATGAAAGAAAAAGCAATGAATAATGCATCTAAATTATCTGCTTTAAATTCTTCTTCTATCGTTAAAGTTTCTGGAAACACTGATGAATGGGGAACTGATGAATATAATTATGCTTTAGGTCTTAAAAGAGCTAAATCGGTTAAAGATGTATTAGTAAACAATGGTGTTACTGCTAATGTTTCATTAATCTCTTACGGTGAGAGTAAACCAGTTTGTTCAGAAAAAAATAAAAACTGTTGGGAAATGAACAGAAGAGTTGAGCATACTCTAGCTAAATAA
- the tolB gene encoding Tol-Pal system protein TolB — protein sequence MFKYIFFIAFFITSSFAQIDANLEIVKKANTLPKILISIATDSSEIATLNKIKNSLAKDLEISGHFELIKEDSSITYEQIPDILALSNKGVDLYLNISAKKDNSGKYTLFSKLFDINSQAMILEKSFTTLKENRYPFLAHRSAISINDYFKAPSIAWMDKFVVLSVYKGSGKADIVIGDYTLKFKKTIISGGLNIFPKWANKNQRSIYYTSYNYNNPTLVKVNIYTRQKEIIMQSEGMIAASDVNSDGSKVLITASPNSQPDIYLYNASNKSKRKVTSYSGIDVGGQFIDNDSRMVFVSDRLGYPNIFAKSFNSRGVEKLVYHSRNNSSATSFNDNIVYVSKDNDNELSTRAFNLYLMSTKSDDLKRLTASGINQFPKFSPDGESLLFIKSYKGHSSIGIIRLNFNKSYLFELRGGKIQSIDW from the coding sequence ATGTTTAAGTATATATTTTTTATTGCTTTTTTTATAACTTCCTCTTTTGCACAAATTGATGCAAATCTTGAGATAGTTAAAAAAGCAAATACTCTACCAAAAATTTTAATTTCTATTGCTACTGATTCTTCAGAAATAGCAACACTAAATAAAATAAAAAACTCTTTAGCAAAAGATTTAGAAATCAGTGGGCACTTTGAACTAATCAAAGAAGACTCTTCTATCACTTACGAACAAATACCTGATATTTTAGCTCTCAGTAATAAAGGTGTTGATTTATATTTAAATATAAGTGCAAAAAAAGATAATAGTGGTAAATATACTTTATTTAGTAAACTATTTGATATTAATTCTCAAGCTATGATATTAGAAAAAAGTTTTACTACCTTAAAAGAGAATAGGTATCCATTTTTAGCCCATAGATCTGCTATTTCTATTAATGATTATTTTAAAGCTCCTAGCATTGCATGGATGGATAAATTTGTAGTTCTTTCTGTATATAAAGGAAGTGGGAAAGCAGATATTGTTATTGGTGATTATACATTGAAATTTAAGAAAACCATAATTTCTGGTGGATTAAATATTTTCCCAAAATGGGCAAATAAAAACCAGAGATCAATTTATTATACTTCATATAATTATAATAATCCAACTTTAGTAAAAGTAAATATTTATACTAGACAAAAAGAAATTATTATGCAGTCAGAAGGTATGATAGCAGCATCGGACGTTAATAGTGATGGTTCAAAAGTTTTAATCACGGCATCTCCAAATTCTCAGCCGGATATCTATTTATATAATGCTTCAAATAAGTCTAAACGAAAAGTTACTTCTTATAGTGGTATTGATGTTGGTGGGCAATTTATTGATAATGATTCAAGAATGGTATTTGTATCTGATAGATTAGGATATCCTAATATTTTTGCAAAATCATTTAATTCAAGAGGTGTAGAAAAATTAGTTTATCATAGTAGAAACAACTCTTCTGCAACATCATTTAATGATAACATTGTTTATGTAAGTAAAGATAATGACAATGAATTATCTACAAGAGCTTTTAATTTATATCTTATGTCAACTAAATCTGATGACTTAAAAAGATTAACTGCAAGTGGTATAAATCAATTCCCAAAATTCTCCCCAGATGGAGAATCATTACTTTTTATAAAATCATATAAAGGTCATAGTTCAATAGGTATTATTAGACTTAATTTTAATAAATCTTACTTGTTTGAATTAAGAGGTGGAAAAATACAATCAATTGACTGGTAG
- a CDS encoding F0F1 ATP synthase subunit B produces MKRIILLGLALAPVALLAQEGAVETDIVQRTVNFIIFAGILWYLLADKIKAYFAERSLSIQAELDKVQDTLKASEDKVTDAQKQLDDAKKLAAEIVETAKADIDSVKQKVSVAVDSDISNLEKNLDEMIKVETSKAKREVVAEILDELLKSDNIKLSQDELANIVLKKVA; encoded by the coding sequence ATGAAAAGAATTATATTACTTGGGTTGGCTTTAGCTCCTGTTGCATTACTTGCACAAGAAGGTGCGGTTGAAACTGACATTGTTCAGAGAACCGTTAACTTTATTATTTTTGCTGGAATTTTATGGTATTTACTTGCTGATAAAATTAAAGCATATTTCGCTGAAAGATCTTTATCTATTCAAGCTGAACTTGACAAAGTACAAGATACTTTAAAAGCTTCAGAAGATAAAGTTACTGACGCTCAAAAACAACTTGATGATGCTAAGAAATTAGCAGCTGAAATAGTTGAAACTGCGAAAGCTGATATTGATTCAGTTAAGCAAAAAGTATCTGTAGCTGTTGATTCTGATATCTCTAATTTAGAAAAAAATCTAGATGAAATGATTAAAGTTGAAACATCAAAAGCTAAAAGAGAAGTTGTTGCAGAAATTCTTGATGAGTTATTAAAATCTGACAATATCAAGTTATCTCAAGATGAGTTAGCTAATATTGTTCTTAAGAAGGTAGCGTAA
- the atpD gene encoding F0F1 ATP synthase subunit beta, which translates to MKGKVIQVMGPVVDVEFDGYLPEINEAINVVLADANADRLVLEVAAHIGDSRVRTIAMDMTEGLTRGQECNATGGPIKVPVGEEVLGRIFNVIGDPVDEGEAVSDEAPRWSIHRSAPSFEEQSTKTEMFETGIKVVDLLAPYSKGGKVGLFGGAGVGKTVIIMELIHNVAFKHSGYSVFAGVGERTREGNDLYYEMKDSNVLDKVALCYGQMSEPPGARNRIALTGLTMAEYFRDEKGLDVLMFVDNIFRFAQSGSEMSALLGRIPSAVGYQPTLASEMGKLQERITSTNKGSITSVQAVYVPADDLTDPAPASVFAHLDATTVLNRKIAEKGIYPAVDPLDSTSRILSADVLGAEHYDTARGVQSVLQKYKDLQDIIAILGMDELSEADKLVVSRARKIERFLSQPFFVAEVFTGSPGKYVELKDTIAGFIGILEGKYDDVPEMAFYMVGGIDEVLAKAESMK; encoded by the coding sequence ATGAAAGGTAAAGTTATTCAGGTAATGGGTCCTGTTGTTGATGTTGAATTCGACGGCTACCTACCAGAAATTAATGAAGCTATCAACGTAGTATTAGCGGACGCTAATGCTGATAGATTAGTATTAGAAGTTGCTGCACACATTGGTGATAGTAGAGTTAGAACTATTGCAATGGATATGACTGAAGGTTTAACTAGAGGTCAAGAATGTAACGCTACAGGAGGTCCTATTAAAGTTCCTGTTGGTGAAGAAGTATTAGGAAGAATTTTTAATGTTATTGGTGATCCTGTAGATGAAGGTGAAGCGGTTTCAGATGAAGCTCCAAGATGGTCTATTCATAGATCTGCTCCTTCTTTTGAAGAACAATCAACTAAAACAGAAATGTTTGAAACTGGTATCAAAGTTGTAGATTTACTTGCTCCTTACTCTAAAGGTGGTAAAGTAGGTTTATTCGGTGGTGCTGGTGTTGGTAAAACAGTTATTATCATGGAATTAATCCATAACGTTGCTTTCAAACATTCAGGATACTCAGTATTCGCAGGTGTTGGTGAAAGAACAAGAGAAGGTAATGACCTTTATTACGAAATGAAAGATTCTAACGTACTGGACAAAGTTGCATTATGTTATGGTCAAATGAGTGAGCCTCCAGGAGCAAGAAATAGAATTGCATTAACTGGTCTTACAATGGCTGAATACTTCAGAGATGAAAAAGGTCTTGATGTATTAATGTTCGTTGATAATATCTTTAGATTTGCACAATCAGGTTCTGAGATGTCTGCATTATTAGGTAGAATTCCTTCTGCTGTTGGTTACCAACCAACACTTGCTTCAGAAATGGGTAAGTTACAAGAAAGAATTACATCTACTAACAAAGGTTCAATTACTTCTGTTCAAGCAGTATATGTTCCTGCGGATGACTTAACAGATCCAGCTCCTGCTTCTGTTTTCGCTCACTTAGATGCTACAACTGTACTTAACAGAAAAATTGCTGAAAAAGGTATTTACCCAGCAGTTGATCCATTAGATTCTACTTCTAGAATCTTAAGCGCAGACGTACTTGGTGCTGAGCATTATGATACAGCAAGAGGTGTTCAATCAGTTCTTCAAAAATACAAAGATTTACAAGATATTATTGCAATTCTTGGTATGGATGAATTATCTGAAGCTGACAAACTTGTTGTTTCTAGAGCTAGAAAAATCGAAAGATTCCTATCTCAACCATTCTTCGTTGCAGAAGTATTCACAGGTTCTCCAGGTAAATATGTTGAACTTAAAGATACTATTGCTGGATTCATTGGAATCTTAGAAGGTAAATATGATGATGTTCCTGAAATGGCATTCTATATGGTTGGTGGAATCGACGAGGTTCTAGCAAAAGCTGAGAGTATGAAATAA
- a CDS encoding MotA/TolQ/ExbB proton channel family protein: protein MIITIWIYIYRYFSLKAMITNEQKSLESLTSREAAFSPLSALNKCSNNSHSREILHACEINIIKDASAGISWLAIISSTSPFIGLFGTVVGILESFAKFSSHSKVGFSVIAPAISEALVATAAGIFVAIFAYTFHQIITRKVYELNTYIKAQSEILIAKG from the coding sequence TTGATTATTACAATATGGATCTATATTTATAGATACTTCTCATTAAAAGCTATGATTACTAATGAACAAAAATCCTTAGAATCTTTAACTTCTAGAGAAGCTGCTTTCTCACCTTTATCTGCATTAAACAAATGTTCTAATAATTCTCATTCAAGAGAAATTTTACATGCTTGTGAAATTAATATTATTAAAGACGCTAGTGCTGGTATTTCATGGTTAGCTATTATCTCTTCTACATCTCCATTTATTGGTTTATTTGGTACCGTTGTTGGTATCTTAGAATCTTTTGCAAAATTTTCAAGTCACAGCAAAGTTGGTTTTTCTGTAATTGCTCCTGCTATCTCTGAAGCACTTGTTGCTACTGCTGCTGGTATATTTGTTGCAATTTTTGCTTATACTTTTCATCAGATTATAACTAGAAAAGTTTATGAGTTAAATACTTACATTAAGGCTCAATCTGAAATTTTAATTGCTAAAGGTTAG
- the atpC gene encoding ATP synthase F1 subunit epsilon: MDTIKLSIVTPNGEIFNDDVKTVTLPGKEGEFGVLAGHASLVSSLTVGVIVIEKADSTEAVAINWGHVKVDEKSVDVLADGAIALTQGQDSEIAKNIDAAKELVNSVKDSNISVASVEAKINSFA, from the coding sequence ATGGATACAATTAAATTATCAATCGTTACACCTAATGGAGAAATTTTTAACGATGACGTTAAAACCGTAACTCTTCCTGGAAAAGAGGGAGAGTTCGGAGTTTTAGCAGGTCACGCATCGTTAGTTTCTTCTTTAACTGTTGGTGTAATCGTAATTGAAAAAGCTGATTCTACTGAAGCTGTTGCTATTAACTGGGGACATGTTAAAGTAGATGAAAAATCTGTTGATGTTTTAGCAGATGGTGCTATCGCATTAACACAAGGGCAAGACTCTGAAATAGCTAAAAATATTGATGCTGCAAAAGAATTAGTAAATTCTGTAAAAGATTCTAATATCTCTGTTGCATCAGTTGAAGCTAAAATTAATTCATTCGCTTAG
- a CDS encoding TonB C-terminal domain-containing protein encodes MQKNPIFLYAGIASFSFYILIVFSFIYYVSSPKPKTYNIKSKATVIQLDMIVKKSDKKRIEKKEDKKTKKPLDKLIKKSTSAASKKRPDLKSLFGKVKTKEKVVKKKEINNVQKSLDPKRFKAKFEKQKKSSNVKIDKLLNDNQTTTNVSSLNSSKNKESDDYYSEVSELLNAWVPTVREDKLVSTVEVIITKDGTFNYRIKKYSQNTSFDLSLKAFLEEQKSIIYPKPKKGKTVRINVDFKSEG; translated from the coding sequence ATGCAAAAAAATCCTATCTTTTTATATGCGGGTATTGCATCTTTTTCTTTTTATATTCTTATAGTTTTTTCATTTATATACTATGTTTCAAGTCCTAAACCTAAAACTTATAATATTAAGTCAAAAGCTACTGTTATTCAGTTAGACATGATTGTAAAAAAAAGTGACAAAAAAAGAATAGAAAAAAAAGAAGATAAAAAAACAAAAAAACCACTTGATAAATTAATAAAAAAATCAACTTCTGCTGCAAGTAAAAAAAGACCTGATTTAAAATCTTTATTTGGAAAAGTTAAAACAAAAGAAAAAGTTGTAAAGAAAAAAGAAATTAATAATGTTCAAAAATCATTAGATCCAAAGAGATTTAAAGCAAAATTTGAAAAACAAAAAAAATCTTCAAATGTAAAAATTGATAAATTACTTAATGATAATCAAACTACTACTAATGTAAGTTCTTTAAACTCTAGTAAAAATAAAGAGAGTGACGATTATTATTCAGAAGTTAGTGAGTTATTAAATGCTTGGGTTCCAACAGTAAGAGAAGATAAATTAGTTTCCACGGTTGAAGTTATAATAACAAAAGATGGAACTTTTAATTATAGAATAAAAAAATATTCACAAAATACAAGTTTTGACCTTTCTTTAAAAGCTTTTTTAGAAGAACAAAAAAGTATAATATATCCTAAACCTAAAAAAGGTAAAACAGTTAGAATCAATGTTGATTTTAAATCAGAAGGATAA
- a CDS encoding F0F1 ATP synthase subunit delta, whose product MNDLVAKRYVKALIDGRDNKVVSTVAKSLNTISTAFADEKLNSIISSPEVNDSKKVELVLSLVKKADETLTNLVKLLGEKRRLALLPFIAEELNAQIAIMNNKYVGVVYTNQELSSDYVSSIEAQFSKKFDVNLSLSQNVCDYDGIKVDIDGLGVEISFSKERLKSQMIDHILKAV is encoded by the coding sequence ATGAATGATTTAGTAGCAAAAAGATATGTTAAAGCTTTAATTGATGGTAGAGATAACAAAGTTGTATCTACTGTAGCTAAAAGCTTAAACACAATTTCTACAGCATTCGCTGATGAAAAATTAAATTCTATTATTTCTTCACCAGAAGTTAATGATAGTAAAAAAGTTGAATTAGTTCTTTCTTTAGTGAAAAAAGCTGATGAAACTTTAACGAATCTTGTAAAATTACTTGGTGAGAAAAGAAGATTAGCATTATTACCATTTATTGCAGAAGAGTTAAACGCTCAAATTGCAATTATGAATAATAAATATGTTGGTGTTGTTTATACTAATCAAGAACTTTCAAGTGATTACGTGTCTTCAATTGAAGCACAATTTAGTAAAAAATTTGATGTTAACTTGTCATTATCACAAAACGTTTGTGATTATGATGGTATTAAAGTAGATATTGATGGACTTGGGGTTGAAATCTCTTTCTCAAAAGAGAGATTAAAATCACAAATGATTGATCATATTTTAAAAGCAGTTTAG